Proteins encoded in a region of the Triplophysa dalaica isolate WHDGS20190420 chromosome 10, ASM1584641v1, whole genome shotgun sequence genome:
- the cep70 gene encoding LOW QUALITY PROTEIN: centrosomal protein of 70 kDa (The sequence of the model RefSeq protein was modified relative to this genomic sequence to represent the inferred CDS: deleted 2 bases in 1 codon), with protein sequence MDQQEQKEWDAVNRLLQHHGFKPVSFADPTENKNLAELVLLERKSAADIRLMFKTMLSDSERRQGLIQELIQSNSQLKEEVQQHQTRAARHSQRAAELEGVLDGVKVKVQDLEDSYIHKASQQHSQFTQLQQEKKDAERRCDSLEQKLSQEEDQVSQLQKKLQYAVREEERRVARQNQAFQQIHRRSIRPNSTTDQQILDVIDVYESQIQQLRSEVKMSKSGSGDALNSQKNRSRVEKDPTDTLSNYKTILKSYQEQLKETKAQREELKNEIQKLKADLESRPTAKELKTCKQQLRRMDRFIQQSNVKSSVKTEDSAETRNTDNTSIQHLDASTCKRYLIDVCSELKIQDVSRLIPDVKDRCKTAESASGLQKILRDITGVLTNQRAPLGLLRQQGEFEVIVSTLAVWSQQLNALNELHRALCILQKRLLPWQPGAGTCISDSIRVEDLMLIVDTLLDETTSDDKVLRSPTRHTLESMVAHFQQLFDVSSLTGIYPRMNELYSKLGEMNNAMRNLRDVLDLDDRAPPSEVVNKVAGIVSQTSNKASNHELYKLLETSDIDSIIIKLKEHEEFFPAFHSFILELLETLDVQNLDNVLPTLRSLKSTV encoded by the exons ATGGATCAG CAGGAGCAGAAGGAATGGGATGCTGTCAACAGGTTGTTGCAACATCACGGGTTCAAACCTGTGAGCTTTGCTGATCCAACCGAGAACAAGAACCTCGCAG AGTTGGTTCTGTTGGAGCGCAAGTCCGCGGCTGACATTCGGCTTATGTTTAAAACCATGCTGTCAGATTCAGAACGAAGACAAGGTTTGATTCAAGAACTGATTCAGTCCAACAGCCAGTTAAA AGAAGAGGTCCAGCAGCATCAGACGCGAGCTGCCCGTCATTCTCAGAGGGCGGCAGAACTCGAGGGCGTCCTGGATGGGGTGAAGGTCAAAGTTCAAGACCTGGAGGACTCGTACATTCATAAAGCATCCCAACAGCACAGCCAGTTCACTCAACTCCAGCAGGAAAAGAAAGATGCAGAG AGACGATGTGACTCTCTGGAGCAGAAACTCTCACAGGAGGAAGATCAAGTATCTCAGCTTCAAAAAAAACTCCAGTACGCTGtgagagaagaagagagacgAGTGGCCCGACAGAACCAGGCCTTCCAACAGATCCACCGCAGATCCATCCGACCCAACTCCACCACAGACCAGCA GATTTTGGATGTCATTGATGTTTATGAGTCCCAAATACAACAACTGCGTAGTGAGGTTAA AATGTCTAAAAGCGGCTCGGGAGACGCTTTAAATTCCCAGAAGAACAGATCAAGAGTAGAGAAAGACCCCACAGACACACTGTCCAACTACAAGACCATTTTGAAG TCGTACCAGGAACAGCTGAAGGAGACCAAAGCTCAGCGTGAAGAACTCAAGAACGAAATTCAGAAGCTTAAAGCGGATCTGGAGTCCAG ACCTACTGCAAAGGAATTAAAGACGTGCAAACAGCAGCTGAGACGAATGGATCGCTTCATCCAACAGAGTAACGTCAA GTCATCTGTGAAAACAGAAGATTCTGCGGAGACACGAAACACAGACAACACCAGCATCCAGCACCTGGACGCCTCTACCTGCAAAAGATATCTTATC GATGTTTGCAGTGAACTGAAGATTCAAGATGTCAGTCGTCTCATTCCTGATGTAAAGGACCGATGCAAAACAGCCGAATCTGCATCGGGACTGCAGAAG ATCCTTCGTGACATTACAGGAGTCCTGACCAATCAGAGGGCTCCTCTGGGGTTGCTTAGACAGCAGGGGGAGTTTGAAGTGATCGTTTCCACTTTAGCGGTCTGGAGTCAACAACTAAACGCTTTAAAC GAACTCCATCGTGCGCTTTGCATACTGCAAAAGAGgttgttgccatggcaaccagGGGCCGGCACA TGCATCTCAGATTCCATCCGGGTGGAAGATTTGATGCTGATCGTCGACACGCTACTCGACGAAACGACATCAGACGACAAG GTTCTGCGGAGTCCTACTAGACACACTCTGGAATCGATGGTCGCTCACTTCCAACAGCTCTTTGACGTCAGCTCCCTGACAGGAATTTATCCTCGAATGAATGAGCTCTACAGCAAGCTGGGCGAGATGAACAACGCCATGAGGAACCTCAGAGATGTGCTGGACTTAG ATGACAGAGCGCCACCTAGCGAGGTTGTGAACAAAGTCGCTGGAATTGTGTCCCAGACTAGCAACAAGGCCTCAAATCATGAACTTTACAAGCTCCTGGAAACCAGTGACATCGACAG CATCATCATAAAGTTAAAAGAACATGAAGAATTCTTTCCTGCATTTCATTCGTTCATACTTGAGCTTCTGGAAACTTTGG acgTCCAGAATCTAGACAACGTTTTACCAACACTACGATCGCTCAAGTCGACAGTCTGA